In a genomic window of Bacteroidota bacterium:
- a CDS encoding FecR domain-containing protein: MKTTGLAGLIVVMICVLPGAVPPPMQNTTIALISRVILDVTRKQPDKAWQAAKRGEMLSSGERLKTGEKSIAVIKFKDNSMLRVREKTEVLLSGAKDATSTLKSTEFERGVIGFSIKKQQQGEGFRFSSPTSVASVRGTSGQFSASDSSDKLIVLDGLVTLSSKVSSRVVDVGGGFTGLSFPDGTLQVRPSTPEEKVAAELSSRTGEQDGRLDIELKDGGGNKKNIEIKFR; encoded by the coding sequence ATGAAAACAACAGGTTTAGCAGGCCTAATAGTGGTGATGATATGCGTCCTCCCGGGCGCAGTTCCTCCCCCGATGCAGAATACTACTATTGCACTTATCAGCAGAGTTATTCTGGATGTTACGCGCAAACAACCCGACAAAGCCTGGCAGGCTGCCAAGCGGGGCGAAATGCTCTCGTCCGGCGAGCGTTTGAAAACCGGAGAGAAATCCATCGCGGTGATCAAGTTCAAAGACAACAGCATGTTGCGCGTACGTGAAAAGACCGAGGTGCTGCTCAGTGGCGCAAAGGATGCAACGTCAACATTGAAGTCGACCGAGTTCGAGCGGGGTGTCATCGGCTTCAGTATCAAGAAGCAACAACAGGGTGAGGGCTTTCGTTTTTCGTCGCCGACTTCTGTTGCATCGGTGCGGGGAACAAGCGGACAGTTCAGCGCATCAGACTCTTCGGATAAGCTGATTGTTCTTGACGGACTGGTTACGCTCTCAAGCAAGGTTTCGTCGCGGGTTGTCGATGTGGGCGGCGGGTTTACCGGACTTTCATTTCCCGACGGTACTCTCCAAGTACGCCCGTCAACGCCCGAAGAAAAGGTAGCCGCCGAGCTTTCCTCGCGTACAGGAGAGCAGGACGGCAGGCTTGATATCGAGTTGAAGGACGGCGGGGGCAACAAGAAGAACATCGAAATCAAGTTCAGATAA
- the rseP gene encoding RIP metalloprotease RseP codes for MEVINTIFYFVVTLGILVFIHELGHFLAAKMFGMRVDVFSLGFPPRAFGKKIGETDYCISWIPIGGYVKIAGMIDESFDTEYLQQEPQPWEYRSKPIWQRMIVISAGVIMNILLAVGIFWGIHYSQGKSVSDTTEIGYVLEASPAEAAGLRSGDKILTINDKKIEHWDDVRNHVYLQNIGKELHFVVLRDGNEVIVNAPEQTLQSLNEGSFGITPNHTELVINTVDPGRPAAELGLKAGDVLLSLDNQPIRYDRRVNEIVRAHAGKPLHVEWRRNDSLMSGTVVPSDKGLIGISFGLRYNGPVKHTDYSLLEALNEGVVSISNVVGLTIKGIGSIVSGKTPFRESVAGPIKIAQLASQTAELGIITYLTFMAFLSISLAILNILPIPALDGGHLVFLGIEGIMGREIPTKIKLVVQRAGFFLLLAFMAFVVFNDIRNF; via the coding sequence ATGGAAGTCATCAACACGATATTTTATTTTGTTGTCACGTTAGGTATTCTGGTATTCATTCATGAGTTGGGGCATTTTCTTGCAGCAAAAATGTTCGGTATGCGGGTTGATGTGTTCTCTCTAGGCTTTCCTCCCCGCGCATTCGGGAAGAAAATCGGTGAAACGGATTACTGTATCTCCTGGATTCCGATCGGCGGGTATGTCAAGATCGCCGGGATGATCGATGAAAGCTTTGATACCGAATACTTGCAACAGGAACCTCAACCGTGGGAATACCGTTCGAAACCGATCTGGCAGAGAATGATTGTCATTTCTGCCGGCGTGATTATGAACATCCTTCTCGCCGTTGGAATTTTTTGGGGGATTCACTATTCGCAAGGCAAAAGTGTTTCCGACACCACAGAAATCGGCTACGTGCTTGAAGCAAGCCCCGCCGAGGCAGCCGGACTCCGAAGCGGCGACAAGATTTTGACAATAAACGACAAGAAGATTGAGCATTGGGATGACGTCAGGAATCATGTCTATCTCCAAAATATCGGGAAGGAACTTCACTTCGTTGTCCTGCGGGATGGGAATGAAGTGATTGTCAACGCCCCTGAACAGACTCTGCAATCCCTCAACGAAGGCTCATTCGGTATTACGCCTAACCACACGGAACTCGTTATCAACACCGTTGATCCGGGCAGGCCTGCCGCGGAGTTAGGACTCAAGGCGGGCGACGTTCTCCTCTCGCTCGACAATCAACCGATCAGGTACGACCGCAGAGTGAATGAGATCGTACGTGCACATGCGGGTAAGCCGTTGCATGTTGAATGGCGACGCAACGACTCGCTGATGTCGGGCACGGTTGTGCCAAGCGACAAGGGGTTGATAGGTATCTCGTTCGGGTTGCGTTACAACGGGCCGGTCAAACATACAGACTATTCACTGCTCGAAGCCCTGAATGAGGGCGTTGTCAGCATCAGCAATGTGGTGGGGCTGACGATCAAGGGGATCGGGAGTATTGTCAGCGGCAAAACCCCCTTCCGCGAATCCGTCGCTGGGCCAATCAAAATTGCGCAGCTCGCCTCGCAGACTGCTGAACTGGGCATCATCACATACCTGACGTTTATGGCGTTTCTCAGCATCAGTCTCGCCATCCTGAATATCCTGCCAATCCCGGCCCTTGACGGCGGACACCTTGTGTTTCTCGGCATTGAGGGAATAATGGGGCGGGAAATCCCGACGAAAATCAAGCTTGTGGTTCAGCGGGCGGGGTTCTTTCTCCTCCTCGCATTCATGGCTTTTGTCGTGTTCAACGATATCAGAAATTTCTGA
- a CDS encoding 1-deoxy-D-xylulose-5-phosphate reductoisomerase, protein MRKKNIAILGSTGSIGRSTLDVISLFPDRFRVTYLTGHKNIDLLQKQILQFNPRAVVVLDECNASVLRKFVNGTTEVLSGEDALCEIVQREDVDVVVSSLVGFAGLKPTLHAIQAGKDIALANKETLVVAGEIMMKAVKTHGVRMIPVDSEHSAILQCLQGEEIGNVERLILTASGGPFRRLEKERFSGITVADALNHPTWSMGNKITIDSATLMNKGLEVIEAHWLFGLPPARIDVVIHPQSIIHSMVEFKDGSTKAQLGMPDMKVPIQYALMYPDRPEAPHKRLDFSTLKEMTFDEPDYEKFKCLDLAFTALEKGGTATTVLNAANEVAVQKFLNQEIPFSSIPEVIEEALLSHTVVHNATYEQIVRIDAETRQHAHEFSTTVQ, encoded by the coding sequence GTGAGAAAGAAGAACATAGCCATCCTCGGTTCCACGGGTTCCATCGGGCGCAGCACACTGGATGTCATTTCCCTGTTTCCCGACCGTTTCCGCGTTACCTATCTGACGGGACACAAGAATATCGACTTGTTGCAGAAGCAGATCCTGCAATTCAACCCGCGTGCGGTTGTGGTACTTGACGAGTGCAACGCGTCAGTCCTGAGAAAATTCGTCAATGGAACAACTGAAGTACTTTCCGGCGAAGATGCCTTGTGCGAGATCGTTCAGCGCGAAGATGTTGACGTTGTTGTGAGTTCCCTGGTCGGGTTTGCCGGACTGAAGCCGACGCTGCATGCCATTCAAGCCGGAAAGGACATAGCTCTGGCAAATAAGGAAACGCTTGTCGTTGCCGGCGAAATCATGATGAAAGCCGTGAAGACACATGGCGTACGGATGATTCCTGTTGACAGCGAGCATAGTGCCATCCTCCAATGTCTGCAAGGCGAAGAGATCGGCAATGTTGAGAGGCTGATTCTTACGGCCTCCGGCGGTCCGTTCCGGCGACTGGAAAAAGAACGCTTCTCCGGTATCACGGTTGCCGATGCGTTAAATCATCCGACGTGGAGCATGGGGAACAAAATCACGATCGATTCGGCAACGCTGATGAATAAAGGACTTGAGGTGATAGAAGCACACTGGTTGTTCGGATTGCCGCCCGCACGCATTGATGTCGTGATTCACCCGCAATCCATCATCCACTCGATGGTGGAATTCAAGGACGGCTCGACGAAGGCGCAGCTTGGCATGCCCGATATGAAGGTGCCGATTCAATACGCGTTGATGTATCCCGACAGACCGGAAGCTCCGCACAAGCGGTTGGATTTTTCTACGCTGAAAGAAATGACGTTTGACGAGCCGGACTACGAGAAGTTCAAATGTCTTGATCTCGCGTTCACGGCATTGGAGAAAGGGGGAACGGCAACCACCGTTCTGAACGCCGCCAATGAAGTTGCCGTGCAGAAGTTCCTGAATCAGGAAATCCCTTTTTCATCAATTCCCGAAGTCATCGAGGAAGCGCTGCTTTCACACACAGTGGTTCACAATGCAACGTACGAACAAATTGTGCGTATTGATGCCGAGACGCGTCAGCATGCTCACGAATTCTCAACAACGGTACAGTAA
- a CDS encoding tetratricopeptide repeat protein, with protein MNRNAREKTTLLAAIFCAIALWLCASTFRAAGQTSDTNNRYRLAQSYEQGGDFENAAKLYRELLLADPANYVFFDGLRRSYFQLKRYDDAIILIRQRLVSNPRDLNLLCYLGSAQYQSGQEREASASWEQAINVDPKNANVYRVVANTLIENRLLEKTAELYRRARVACNDPNLFTLELAQLLSATMDYAGATTEFLRYLQQIPTQLGYVQSRMSQYTGKEDARNAAIDVVRSAQRNSDDLNLHRLLAWLMMEAKNFGEAFNVYKRIDALTNAQGVELYSFAERAYKEGAFGIAAEAYRTAIAAPLVPQRLPHAQFGLALAVKELSLLEDSVKRTLHTAGPVPESQSRFVAAIDHFRTLITEYPNSEFAARSYHQIGLLQFEKYFDLDGALASFQKVEQGLPRTNPVRFDALIKLGEVLTAKGDTAAAAIRFRSVMAAPNATPDQQDEATYRLAELEYFAGNFNEAIRNLDAISTNLKADYTNDALLLRSFLQENSQGAEIPLKEFARADYLARQKKYTEAISAFQGVIDRNPQALFVDDGMMKIATLQTKATRYTDALATYQALVLQFKESSIALDKAQFSIAELYDYSLNSKAQAIAEYEKLLADYPQSLLNEKARRRIRELRGDSL; from the coding sequence ATGAATCGAAATGCCCGGGAAAAAACCACTCTGCTTGCTGCAATATTCTGCGCGATTGCCTTATGGCTTTGTGCCTCTACGTTTCGTGCCGCTGGCCAGACTTCTGATACGAACAATCGTTACCGGTTGGCGCAGAGCTACGAACAAGGCGGCGATTTCGAGAACGCGGCAAAATTGTACCGTGAGCTTCTTCTTGCCGATCCGGCCAACTACGTGTTCTTCGACGGACTCCGGCGGTCGTACTTTCAGCTTAAGAGATATGATGATGCGATTATTCTGATTCGCCAGCGTTTGGTTTCGAACCCGCGCGACCTGAATCTGCTGTGTTATCTCGGCAGCGCCCAATACCAGTCCGGCCAGGAACGCGAAGCGAGTGCTTCCTGGGAACAGGCGATAAACGTCGATCCGAAGAATGCCAATGTGTATCGTGTTGTGGCAAACACGCTGATCGAGAACCGTTTGCTTGAGAAGACTGCCGAATTGTACCGCCGGGCACGTGTCGCATGCAACGATCCGAATCTGTTCACTCTTGAGCTTGCCCAGCTTCTCTCGGCAACCATGGATTACGCCGGAGCGACAACGGAATTCCTCCGGTACTTGCAGCAGATTCCCACACAACTCGGCTATGTACAGAGCCGGATGTCGCAATACACCGGGAAGGAAGATGCGCGCAATGCGGCAATTGATGTCGTTCGCTCGGCCCAGCGGAACTCCGATGACTTGAATCTTCATCGCCTTCTTGCGTGGCTAATGATGGAAGCGAAGAACTTCGGCGAGGCGTTCAATGTGTATAAAAGAATCGACGCGTTGACGAATGCACAAGGAGTTGAATTGTATTCATTTGCCGAGCGGGCTTACAAAGAAGGCGCGTTCGGCATTGCCGCGGAAGCGTACAGGACTGCAATTGCTGCACCGCTTGTACCGCAGCGGCTCCCGCATGCACAGTTCGGGCTTGCACTTGCCGTCAAAGAGTTGAGTCTTCTTGAAGACTCCGTCAAAAGAACCTTGCACACCGCGGGCCCTGTGCCTGAGTCCCAATCAAGGTTTGTTGCAGCGATTGATCATTTCAGAACATTGATAACGGAGTATCCCAACAGCGAGTTTGCCGCGCGTTCATATCATCAAATCGGGCTGCTGCAATTTGAAAAGTACTTCGATCTCGACGGCGCGTTGGCGTCGTTTCAGAAAGTTGAACAGGGGTTGCCCCGGACGAATCCCGTCAGATTCGATGCACTGATCAAGTTGGGAGAGGTGTTGACGGCGAAAGGCGACACAGCAGCGGCGGCCATTCGGTTTCGTTCCGTGATGGCCGCGCCCAACGCGACGCCCGATCAACAAGATGAAGCAACGTACAGGCTTGCCGAGCTCGAGTATTTTGCAGGGAACTTCAACGAAGCAATCCGGAACCTCGACGCTATCAGCACAAACCTGAAAGCCGACTATACAAACGATGCGCTGCTACTCCGCTCTTTTTTGCAGGAAAATTCACAAGGTGCCGAAATCCCCCTCAAAGAATTTGCAAGGGCAGACTACCTTGCCCGCCAGAAGAAATACACCGAGGCAATATCAGCATTTCAAGGTGTTATTGACAGGAACCCCCAGGCGCTGTTTGTGGATGATGGTATGATGAAGATTGCAACGCTGCAAACCAAAGCCACGCGGTATACCGATGCGCTCGCAACATATCAGGCGCTGGTGTTGCAATTCAAGGAGAGTAGCATAGCGCTTGACAAGGCACAGTTCAGCATCGCCGAATTGTACGATTACAGCCTGAACAGCAAAGCACAGGCCATTGCTGAGTACGAAAAACTGCTGGCCGACTACCCGCAATCGCTGCTGAACGAAAAGGCACGCCGGCGGATCAGAGAGTTGAGAGGGGATTCGTTATGA
- a CDS encoding asparagine synthetase B — translation MRLLLFVLLAYNVAAAQSKVLIPMDLSQTDHLKAYGLAYWALTKGIEIDWLLNYRGGSFMIDDHSVVSAECRIRGVAFTFVSASEASQIYSEVQQEDNNMDVIRLEKAPKVAVYVPPGFQPWDDAVTLALEYAEIKYDKLWDTEVIAGKLNEYDWLHLHHEDFTGQYGKFYASFAQATWYIEQQVTLEREAKKLGFKKVSELKKAVARKIKEYVGSGGFMFAMCSATDTYDIALAAENTDICDVMYDGDPPDPNAQQKLDFSKTLAFTNFTLEKNPLRYEYSDIDQPPSDLLGLQNPETDYFTLFEFSAKFDPVPTMLTQNHVNVLKAFLGQTTNFKKSLIKNTVTILAEKEGIDQVRYLHGNFGRGTFTFYGGHDPEDYQHAVGDPPTDLSLHKNSPGYRLILNNILFPAAKKKQQKT, via the coding sequence ATACGGCTTCTGCTTTTCGTCCTGCTTGCTTACAATGTCGCAGCGGCCCAATCCAAGGTTCTGATCCCGATGGATTTGTCACAGACGGATCATCTGAAGGCGTACGGCCTCGCGTACTGGGCCTTGACAAAGGGAATTGAAATTGACTGGCTGCTGAACTATCGCGGCGGTTCATTCATGATAGATGATCACAGCGTGGTTTCGGCGGAATGCCGTATACGCGGTGTCGCTTTCACCTTTGTCAGCGCTTCCGAGGCTTCGCAGATTTACTCTGAAGTCCAGCAGGAAGATAACAACATGGATGTCATCCGTCTGGAAAAAGCACCGAAAGTTGCCGTATACGTACCGCCTGGCTTCCAGCCCTGGGATGATGCGGTAACGCTCGCGCTTGAGTACGCCGAGATCAAGTACGATAAGCTGTGGGATACTGAGGTCATAGCCGGCAAACTGAACGAGTACGACTGGCTTCATCTGCATCACGAAGATTTTACCGGCCAGTACGGCAAGTTCTACGCATCCTTCGCCCAGGCAACATGGTACATTGAACAACAGGTGACGTTGGAGAGGGAGGCAAAGAAGCTCGGATTCAAGAAAGTGTCAGAATTGAAAAAGGCCGTGGCGCGGAAAATCAAAGAGTATGTCGGCAGCGGCGGATTCATGTTTGCCATGTGTTCGGCAACGGACACGTACGATATTGCACTCGCTGCCGAGAATACCGATATTTGTGATGTAATGTACGACGGCGATCCGCCAGACCCGAACGCACAGCAAAAACTCGATTTCAGCAAAACGCTGGCATTTACAAACTTCACGCTCGAAAAGAACCCTCTGCGCTACGAGTACTCCGATATCGATCAGCCGCCGAGTGATTTGTTAGGATTGCAGAATCCGGAAACCGATTACTTCACATTGTTTGAGTTCTCCGCCAAGTTCGATCCCGTGCCGACTATGCTTACGCAGAACCACGTCAACGTGCTGAAGGCATTTCTCGGACAAACCACGAACTTCAAAAAAAGCTTGATCAAAAACACCGTGACAATACTTGCAGAGAAAGAAGGAATTGACCAGGTTCGCTACCTGCACGGGAATTTTGGCCGGGGAACGTTTACGTTTTATGGCGGCCACGATCCTGAAGATTACCAACACGCAGTCGGTGATCCGCCGACGGATTTGTCGTTGCACAAGAATTCTCCCGGATACAGGCTCATTCTCAATAACATTCTCTTCCCGGCGG